Proteins encoded together in one Bacteroides ovatus window:
- a CDS encoding beta-galactosidase small subunit family protein, with protein MKYEANPASLQLEQDEFWAYGGDFGDYPNYGEFCIDGLIGANRAPQPHYYEVRKVYQNIDFKLEGASNVKLVNKHAFLSLNDFEYFYEFLNDGEIVKSAHIPVNANDVLEIPYNIEAEGEICLNVYAKLSKPTIWAKSGFVVAYEQFILQPKRQESINIKGDTPLVKNMAESIEVIVGHSVFVIDKLNGALTSWKVNGKEVLYAPLEPYFWKPANDNQKRNEYNQRLGAWREAGKQRTVKRVITKMENGLAVVRVEMELPVGAAYVLTYLVNGEGKMQVEADYKPTKNNIPLIPKFGMRIQLPADMQQVEWYGRGEFENYPDRKTGALLGRYALSLSRFITDYPVPQDNANRCDVRWFSLKDGVGDRGIKVTGLQPLCFRAWPYTEKDIEKAKHPHELPQRDFIQVNIDLSIHGVGGNDSWGARTLDKYTIDGNHPYTYGFIMEYGR; from the coding sequence TTGAAATATGAAGCAAATCCTGCCTCTTTACAATTAGAACAGGACGAGTTTTGGGCGTACGGAGGCGATTTCGGTGATTATCCTAATTATGGAGAGTTTTGTATTGATGGATTAATCGGTGCGAACCGTGCTCCGCAGCCTCATTATTACGAGGTTCGGAAAGTTTACCAAAACATAGATTTCAAGCTAGAGGGTGCTTCAAATGTAAAGCTCGTCAACAAGCATGCCTTTCTGTCACTGAATGACTTTGAATATTTCTATGAATTTCTGAATGATGGAGAAATCGTCAAATCCGCCCATATTCCAGTCAATGCCAATGATGTATTGGAAATACCTTATAATATAGAAGCTGAAGGAGAGATATGCCTCAATGTATATGCGAAATTAAGTAAACCGACCATTTGGGCGAAATCCGGTTTTGTAGTTGCCTACGAGCAATTTATCCTGCAGCCAAAGAGGCAAGAGAGCATCAATATAAAAGGCGATACACCGCTTGTGAAAAATATGGCGGAAAGTATTGAGGTTATCGTCGGACATTCTGTTTTTGTGATTGATAAGTTAAATGGTGCCTTGACAAGCTGGAAAGTAAATGGAAAAGAAGTGTTGTATGCTCCTTTAGAACCTTATTTTTGGAAGCCGGCTAACGATAATCAGAAGCGCAATGAGTATAATCAGCGACTGGGTGCATGGAGAGAGGCCGGAAAGCAAAGGACAGTAAAAAGGGTGATAACTAAAATGGAAAACGGATTGGCTGTTGTAAGGGTTGAAATGGAACTTCCTGTAGGAGCTGCATACGTACTGACCTATCTTGTGAATGGAGAAGGAAAAATGCAGGTAGAAGCTGATTATAAGCCTACAAAAAATAATATTCCGTTAATACCGAAATTCGGGATGCGTATACAACTACCAGCTGATATGCAACAGGTCGAATGGTATGGCCGTGGTGAGTTTGAGAATTACCCTGACCGTAAAACCGGGGCATTGCTAGGACGTTATGCCCTATCTCTTTCCCGATTTATAACTGATTATCCCGTGCCGCAGGATAACGCTAATCGTTGTGATGTTCGTTGGTTTTCCCTGAAAGATGGAGTTGGAGACAGGGGGATAAAAGTTACAGGACTCCAACCTCTTTGCTTTCGGGCATGGCCTTATACCGAAAAAGATATTGAGAAAGCCAAGCATCCTCATGAGCTACCGCAAAGGGATTTCATTCAGGTTAATATTGATCTGAGCATTCACGGAGTAGGTGGAAACGATTCGTGGGGGGCACGTACGTTAGATAAATATACGATTGACGGTAACCACCCCTATACCTACGGTTTTATCATGGAATATGGCAGATAA
- a CDS encoding glycoside hydrolase family 2 → MKRNIVSLFLFITISASGQNMPDWENPAVIGINKEEYHATLTLPSGKSKCEEIVSLDGIWKFNWSPQPDIRPVDFYKNDFSVANWDDIVVPGNWQMQGYGMPIYSNWTYPFKKDQPRVMSEPPKEYFSYKNRNPVGSYVTTFQIPPGERDKRYYLHFAGVESAMYVWVNGEKVGYSQNSMSPAEFDVTSYVKPGENRLAVEVYRWSDGSYLEDQDMWRLSGIFRSVDLWIRPQIHIKDYTLTAELSDNFASAKVDMKVWLRNQSAKKVKNYEIEVLLKGRDNRGKKVEYKMAAPVKSLSPRSVNIFDLSCVLENPKLWSAEIPNLYDVKIVLRNKKGVQEQFSNHLGIRRMEVRGEVFYFNGKPIKMKGVNRHEHHPRTGRFVDRATLETDLRLMKQANINMIRTSHYPDDPLFYELCDIYGFYVMDEANQESHDYGLRNKELGDNPDWTLAHIDRAVSLVQRDKNHPCVLFWSLGNEGGHGINSLAMADTVRALDSTRIVFSDTDREISDIYDDGYLHPDRLRELAREVNDKPFFMREYAHAMGNSLGNFKEYWDVIETDKSILGGAIWEWANHGIAKKKMAHL, encoded by the coding sequence ATGAAGAGAAATATAGTCTCATTGTTTTTGTTCATTACTATATCGGCAAGTGGGCAAAATATGCCGGACTGGGAAAATCCGGCTGTTATCGGAATCAATAAGGAGGAATATCATGCAACGCTGACATTGCCTTCGGGGAAAAGTAAATGCGAGGAAATTGTTTCGTTGGATGGTATCTGGAAATTTAATTGGTCGCCCCAACCTGATATCCGTCCGGTAGATTTCTATAAAAATGACTTCAGTGTCGCAAATTGGGATGATATTGTTGTTCCTGGTAACTGGCAGATGCAGGGGTATGGTATGCCTATCTATTCTAACTGGACCTATCCGTTTAAGAAGGATCAACCCCGTGTGATGAGTGAACCACCGAAAGAATATTTCAGTTACAAAAATCGGAATCCGGTAGGCTCGTATGTGACTACTTTTCAAATTCCCCCAGGAGAAAGAGACAAGCGATATTACCTGCATTTTGCGGGTGTGGAATCGGCTATGTATGTGTGGGTTAACGGAGAGAAAGTTGGCTACAGTCAGAATTCTATGTCACCTGCTGAATTTGATGTCACATCGTATGTGAAGCCTGGTGAGAACCGTTTGGCGGTAGAGGTTTATCGGTGGTCGGACGGAAGTTACTTGGAAGATCAGGATATGTGGCGTCTGAGTGGCATTTTCCGCTCGGTCGATTTATGGATACGTCCGCAGATACATATAAAGGATTATACCTTGACTGCGGAACTTTCGGATAATTTTGCTTCGGCGAAAGTTGACATGAAAGTATGGCTTCGCAACCAATCAGCTAAAAAAGTGAAAAACTATGAGATAGAAGTCTTGTTGAAAGGAAGAGACAATAGAGGTAAAAAAGTAGAATATAAAATGGCAGCACCTGTGAAATCACTATCACCTCGGTCTGTAAATATATTCGATCTTTCCTGTGTGCTGGAGAATCCGAAATTGTGGTCGGCAGAAATTCCCAATCTGTATGACGTCAAGATCGTGCTGCGTAACAAGAAAGGAGTACAAGAGCAATTTAGTAATCATTTGGGGATTCGGAGAATGGAAGTTAGAGGCGAAGTGTTCTATTTCAACGGCAAGCCAATCAAGATGAAAGGAGTCAACCGCCATGAACACCATCCGCGGACAGGACGATTTGTGGATCGGGCAACTTTAGAAACCGATCTTCGGTTGATGAAACAGGCGAATATTAATATGATCCGTACCTCACACTATCCTGACGATCCGCTATTTTACGAACTATGTGACATCTACGGTTTTTATGTGATGGACGAAGCTAATCAGGAGAGCCATGATTATGGACTGCGAAACAAGGAGTTAGGAGATAATCCCGATTGGACGCTGGCACATATAGACAGAGCTGTCTCATTGGTGCAACGGGATAAGAACCACCCGTGTGTCCTTTTCTGGTCATTAGGTAACGAAGGAGGACATGGTATTAATTCGCTGGCTATGGCGGATACCGTTCGTGCCCTGGATTCCACACGAATTGTATTCAGCGATACGGATAGGGAGATCTCGGACATCTATGACGATGGCTATCTTCACCCTGACCGTTTAAGAGAATTGGCTAGGGAAGTAAACGATAAACCCTTTTTTATGCGTGAGTATGCCCATGCAATGGGCAATTCACTCGGCAATTTTAAAGAATACTGGGATGTGATAGAGACCGACAAAAGCATTTTGGGAGGTGCTATTTGGGAATGGGCTAACCATGGTATTGCGAAAAAAAAGATGGCTCACCTTTGA
- a CDS encoding glycoside hydrolase family 43 protein, producing MCCKQEDNTKKFELKGNPMIVDKFTADPAPMVYDGVLYLYVGHDEYYEGQNSASGGKEFNITEWLCYSTTDMKTWTDHGSVLKPTDFKWAVGEAWASQVVEKDGKFYYYTTVQAGEPYNSKTVGVAVADNPLGPFTDARGTPLITDDMTPNGPRGWWNDIDPTVFFDEEGTPWMSWGNGTCFLVKLKPNMIELDGPIQILDLPNFMEGPWLHKHNGLYYLTYASSGDEREMMHYATATDMEGTWTYRGALTGMAENSFTIHPGIIEYKGNWYLFYHNAKLTLNGIPGAIGRRSVCVDYLYYKPDGTMAYVEQTKEGITVQPKSPQEVALITNPFPDESVEVNRTVIE from the coding sequence ATGTGTTGTAAGCAAGAAGATAATACGAAGAAATTTGAACTGAAGGGTAATCCGATGATAGTGGATAAGTTTACGGCAGACCCTGCTCCGATGGTGTATGACGGTGTGTTGTATCTTTATGTCGGACACGATGAATATTATGAAGGTCAGAATTCAGCTTCGGGTGGAAAAGAGTTTAACATCACAGAGTGGCTCTGTTATTCTACGACGGATATGAAAACCTGGACAGACCATGGTTCTGTACTGAAACCGACTGACTTTAAGTGGGCTGTAGGAGAAGCTTGGGCTTCACAGGTTGTTGAGAAAGATGGAAAATTCTATTATTATACCACTGTACAGGCCGGAGAACCATACAACAGTAAAACGGTTGGAGTGGCTGTTGCTGATAATCCGCTAGGTCCTTTTACTGATGCCCGGGGAACACCGCTGATTACTGATGATATGACTCCCAACGGTCCGCGAGGCTGGTGGAACGATATTGACCCCACTGTTTTCTTTGATGAGGAGGGAACACCCTGGATGAGTTGGGGCAACGGTACATGCTTTTTAGTTAAATTAAAACCGAATATGATTGAGTTAGACGGTCCGATACAAATACTAGATTTACCTAATTTTATGGAAGGACCATGGCTTCATAAGCACAATGGACTTTATTATTTGACGTATGCTTCATCAGGTGATGAACGTGAAATGATGCACTATGCAACGGCTACCGATATGGAAGGAACATGGACTTACCGTGGAGCATTAACCGGAATGGCAGAAAATAGTTTTACTATTCATCCGGGTATTATCGAGTATAAAGGAAATTGGTATCTTTTCTATCACAATGCCAAGCTTACATTGAATGGAATCCCGGGCGCTATCGGACGCAGGTCTGTATGTGTGGACTATTTGTATTATAAACCTGATGGGACTATGGCTTACGTTGAACAGACAAAAGAAGGTATTACCGTTCAGCCCAAGTCTCCCCAAGAAGTAGCACTTATCACTAATCCATTTCCGGATGAATCGGTGGAAGTAAACAGAACCGTTATTGAATGA
- a CDS encoding TIM-barrel domain-containing protein: protein MAKKIEAVLIGLMIGIVGLSASTCSDKSETKGIIIQTEAGTLRLMPLNDRSIRVRFTRPDSKEMEELIYVGSTKIPKYRIKESQSQAILSLDNISAIYNKGNNTLIFKDRNGKIVLEEKVGGRRMEQSTIQGEPTYLVEQQFISPVDEYLYGTGQFQDGYLNVRGLTRRLTQVNTQIAIPFILSNKGYGLLWSNYGLTDFNPADKSVNLSPSSSAGETITVDATSTTGNKQEVRKISAFTADIDITESGNYSILLDVGQKMARKHYVSINGKNVVNVNNIWLPPTTSFIVKLEKGRHRIEVQGDRNDKPSLYWRKVTNETTFRSPVAQALDYTVFVGNADEVIASYRQLTGDAPMMPLWSMGYIHCRERYNTQAELLKNAASFRQRKLPIDVIVQDWQYWGKYGWNAMRFDEERYPDPAEMVRKLHEMNMRLMVSVWSKVDVNSELGKQIMSKGYYIPGSEWIDFFNPDAAAFYWQNFSKGLLQPYGIDAWWQDATEPENDDLYNRRINNGKVPGEVYRNVYPIYVNKTVYEGLRKDAPHKRAMILTRSGFSGMQRYAAATWSGDVGNDWETLRRQIAGGLNQMASGLPWWTYDAGGFFRPGDQYTDKVYQERFLRWLQASTFFPLMRVHGYMSQTEPWHYGKEVEDITAKYIHLRYSMLPYIYSHAAEVSFSGSTLMRPLVMDFPDDRQALEQKHQFMFGKSLLVAPVTEPSVSRWSVYLPEDVAGWVDFWSGKKYRGGQTTEVDIDLAKIPLFVKGGSIFPFSFGKQYASECKDTPLEIRIYPGADATFVLYEDEGDNYNYEQGKFSMIEFEWNENKKTLVIANRKGGFEGMEKVKRFNLVLVSPEEGIGAGASLQVREIIYEGKKQTIKI, encoded by the coding sequence ATGGCAAAAAAAATAGAAGCAGTATTGATTGGCCTTATGATAGGTATAGTCGGTTTATCTGCAAGCACATGCTCGGATAAGTCAGAGACGAAAGGCATAATTATTCAAACAGAAGCTGGGACACTTCGGTTGATGCCGTTGAACGATCGTTCCATACGGGTCAGGTTTACACGTCCGGATTCAAAAGAGATGGAAGAACTGATTTATGTTGGAAGTACCAAGATTCCGAAATATAGAATCAAGGAAAGTCAGTCACAGGCAATTCTCTCTCTTGATAATATTTCGGCAATATATAATAAGGGGAATAATACATTGATTTTTAAAGACCGTAACGGGAAAATAGTTTTGGAAGAAAAAGTAGGAGGGCGCCGGATGGAGCAATCGACCATACAGGGAGAACCAACCTATCTTGTCGAGCAACAATTTATTTCTCCAGTTGATGAATATCTCTACGGAACCGGTCAGTTTCAGGATGGCTACCTGAATGTACGCGGGTTAACACGTCGATTGACACAAGTTAACACTCAGATAGCCATCCCTTTTATCCTCTCCAATAAGGGGTATGGCCTTCTTTGGAGTAATTACGGACTTACTGATTTTAATCCGGCAGATAAGAGCGTAAACTTGTCTCCGTCTAGTTCAGCAGGGGAAACGATAACTGTAGATGCTACTTCTACTACCGGAAATAAGCAGGAAGTGAGAAAGATAAGTGCATTCACAGCTGATATTGACATTACCGAGAGCGGCAATTATTCGATTCTTTTGGATGTGGGGCAAAAGATGGCGCGGAAACATTATGTGTCCATTAATGGCAAAAATGTGGTGAATGTAAATAATATCTGGCTTCCGCCTACCACCTCCTTTATCGTCAAACTGGAAAAGGGAAGACACCGGATAGAAGTGCAGGGTGATCGAAATGATAAACCTTCACTTTATTGGCGTAAAGTAACAAATGAAACCACATTTCGTTCACCTGTTGCACAAGCATTGGATTATACCGTATTTGTAGGAAATGCAGACGAAGTGATTGCGAGTTATAGGCAGTTAACAGGAGATGCGCCCATGATGCCTCTTTGGTCTATGGGATATATTCATTGTCGCGAACGCTATAACACACAAGCTGAACTATTGAAAAACGCAGCGAGTTTCCGCCAACGTAAACTACCGATCGATGTGATTGTTCAGGATTGGCAATACTGGGGGAAGTACGGCTGGAATGCCATGCGCTTTGATGAAGAACGATATCCGGATCCAGCGGAAATGGTTCGTAAACTGCACGAAATGAATATGCGTTTGATGGTTTCTGTATGGTCGAAAGTCGATGTTAATTCCGAATTGGGCAAGCAAATCATGTCAAAAGGCTATTATATTCCAGGTAGCGAATGGATTGATTTTTTCAACCCCGATGCTGCTGCTTTCTACTGGCAGAATTTCAGCAAGGGACTTTTGCAGCCCTATGGCATAGACGCTTGGTGGCAGGATGCAACTGAACCGGAAAACGATGATTTGTATAATCGCAGGATAAATAACGGTAAAGTGCCGGGTGAAGTCTATCGGAATGTCTACCCGATCTATGTCAATAAAACCGTTTATGAGGGTCTTCGGAAAGACGCACCTCATAAACGGGCTATGATTCTGACCCGTAGTGGCTTTTCGGGTATGCAACGGTATGCTGCTGCAACTTGGTCGGGAGATGTAGGAAACGACTGGGAAACTTTACGTCGTCAGATAGCGGGCGGGCTGAACCAAATGGCTTCAGGACTACCTTGGTGGACTTATGATGCCGGAGGTTTCTTTCGCCCGGGTGACCAATATACGGACAAAGTTTATCAAGAACGCTTTCTTCGCTGGTTACAGGCTTCTACTTTTTTTCCGCTGATGCGTGTACATGGTTATATGAGCCAAACAGAACCGTGGCACTATGGAAAAGAAGTAGAAGATATTACCGCAAAATATATCCATTTGCGATACAGTATGTTACCCTATATTTATTCGCACGCTGCTGAGGTGTCTTTTTCGGGTTCTACATTGATGCGTCCACTTGTAATGGATTTCCCGGACGACCGGCAGGCGCTGGAGCAGAAGCATCAGTTTATGTTCGGTAAGTCGTTACTTGTCGCTCCCGTTACCGAACCTTCCGTCAGCCGATGGAGCGTTTATTTGCCGGAAGATGTTGCCGGTTGGGTCGACTTTTGGAGTGGAAAGAAATATAGGGGAGGACAGACGACGGAGGTAGATATAGATTTAGCTAAAATACCTTTATTTGTTAAAGGCGGTTCCATATTCCCATTTAGCTTTGGTAAGCAATATGCGTCCGAATGCAAAGATACCCCCCTTGAGATTCGCATTTATCCTGGTGCTGATGCTACTTTCGTGCTGTATGAAGACGAAGGAGACAATTACAATTACGAACAGGGAAAGTTTAGTATGATTGAATTCGAATGGAATGAGAATAAAAAGACGTTGGTTATTGCTAACCGTAAAGGGGGATTCGAAGGTATGGAAAAGGTTAAAAGATTTAATCTGGTACTTGTTTCACCGGAGGAAGGAATCGGGGCAGGTGCTTCTTTGCAAGTGCGGGAGATCATTTACGAAGGTAAAAAACAAACTATAAAAATCTAA